In one window of Heterodontus francisci isolate sHetFra1 chromosome 24, sHetFra1.hap1, whole genome shotgun sequence DNA:
- the LOC137383642 gene encoding carbohydrate sulfotransferase 12-like — protein sequence MHLHKMRISRVFQICGIMASVLMILLIIVYWDNVGTAHLYLHTAISKIQVTHLRSMTKLNHDQLNSKKTVEERMLSSEADIQNDLELTYVENTNRYQGEGKSHEMEQTFNAISVPSMEKFQGFNLGINATKTKSELEWIQNERKQKIKDVCADSSIMFSGKNRSFEDIPNHELGNLIVDDQHGIIYCYVPKVACTNWKRIMIVLSASITKQGTPYHDPLEIPIDAVHYPPNHYTLNNFKKRYGEFSKHVMNIKLKKYTKFLFVREPFVRLISAFRNKFERKDQGFYHAYARRMLKLYANYSDPPPSVDEAFSAGIKPTFSNFIQYLLDPRTVENVRFNEHWLQIHRLCHPRQINYDFIGKLESLDEDSSYLLKLLDVEKLVQFPPGLSNRTDRNWEENWFSKIPLAWRKKLYELYKHDFLVFGYPKPTNLLFD from the coding sequence ATGCACTTACATAAAATGCGGATATCTCGGGTCTTCCAGATCTGCGGCATCATGGCCTCTGTGTTAATGATTCTACTGATCATAGTTTATTGGGATAATGTGGGAACAGCCCATTTGTACTTGCACACCGCTATCTCAAAGATTCAGGTCACACATCTTCGTTCCATGACAAAGCTAAACCATGACCAGCTAAATTCCAAAAAGACAGTAGAAGAAAGAATGCTGAGTTCTGAAGCTGATATTCAGAATGATCTTGAATTAACGTATGTGGAAAACACAAATAGATACCAGGGAGAAGGGAAGTCCCATGAGATGGAACAAACCTTCAATGCAATATCTGTACCCAGCATGGAGAAATTCCAAGGCTTTAACTTGGGAATCAATGCTACAAAAACTAAGAGTGAGTTAGAATGGATACAGAATGAGAGGAAACAGAAAATTAAAGATGTTTGCGCAGACTCCAGTATCATGTTCTCAGGGAAAAACAGGAGTTTTGAAGATATTCCAAATCATGAATTGGGCAATCTAATTGTGGATGACCAGCATGGGATTATTTACTGTTATGTTCCCAAAGTGGCCTGCACTAATTGGAAGCGGATCATGATAGTATTAAGTGCAAGTATTACAAAGCAAGGAACTCCATATCATGATCCACTTGAGATCCCCATTGATGCTGTGCATTACCCCCCCAACCATTACACTTTAAACAATTTCAAGAAGCGCTATGGAGAATTCTCAAAACACGTCATGAATATCAAACTGAAAAAGTACACCAAATTTCTCTTTGTACGTGAACCTTTTGTAAGACTAATTTCAGCATTCCGCAACAAGTTTGAAAGGAAGGATCAAGGGTTTTACCATGCCTATGCAAGGCGAATGCTCAAATTGTATGCTAATTATTCGGACCCACCACCATCTGTCGATGAGGCTTTCTCTGCAGGAATCAAGCCCACCTTTAGTAACTTCATTCAGTATTTGTTGGACCCTCGGACAGTGGAGAATGTGCGTTTTAATGAACATTGGCTGCAGATACATAGACTCTGTCACCCACGTCAAATAAATTATGACTTTATTGGAAAACTTGAAAGTTTGGATGAGGATTCCAGTTACCTACTTAAGTTGCTGGATGTGGAAAAGCTTGTTCAGTTTCCACCCGGTTTATCGAACCGGACAGATCGCAACTGGGAAGAGAACTGGTTTTCAAAAATTCCACTGGCTTGGAGGAAAAAGCTGTATGAACTTTACAAGCATGATTTTCTTGTCTTTGGTTATCCCAAACCGACAAATTTATTATTTGACTGA